Proteins from a single region of Streptomyces sp. HUAS 15-9:
- a CDS encoding ABC transporter permease → MAAVTEAPPLTPTPEKKPPRKRGKWTPYWLLLPGILWLIIFFALPMIYQASTSVQTGSLEEGYKVTWHFATYWDALAEYWPQFLRSVFYAAGATVLCLLLGYPLAYLIAFRAGRWRNLIMILVIAPFFTSFLIRTLAWKTILADNGPVVGALNTLHVLDVTSWLGWTAGDRVLATPLAVVCGLTYNFLPFMILPLYTSLERIDGRLHEAAGDLYAKPWTTFRKVTFPLSMPGVVSGTLLTFIPAAGDYVNAELLGSTDTRMIGNVIQTQFLRILDYPTAAALSFILMAAILLMVTIYIRRSGTEDLV, encoded by the coding sequence ATGGCCGCTGTCACCGAGGCGCCACCCCTGACGCCGACCCCCGAGAAGAAGCCCCCGCGCAAGCGCGGCAAGTGGACCCCCTACTGGCTGCTGCTGCCCGGCATCCTCTGGCTGATCATCTTCTTCGCGCTGCCGATGATCTACCAGGCCTCCACGTCCGTGCAGACGGGCTCCCTGGAGGAGGGCTACAAGGTCACCTGGCACTTCGCGACCTACTGGGACGCGCTGGCCGAGTACTGGCCGCAGTTCCTCCGCTCGGTGTTCTACGCCGCCGGCGCGACCGTCCTGTGCCTGCTGCTCGGCTACCCGCTGGCCTATCTGATCGCCTTCCGCGCCGGCCGCTGGCGGAACCTGATCATGATCCTGGTGATCGCCCCGTTCTTCACCAGCTTCCTGATCCGCACCCTGGCCTGGAAGACGATCCTCGCGGACAACGGCCCGGTCGTGGGCGCCCTCAACACGCTGCACGTCCTGGACGTCACCAGCTGGCTCGGCTGGACCGCGGGCGACCGTGTCCTCGCGACGCCACTCGCCGTGGTGTGCGGTCTGACGTACAACTTCCTGCCGTTCATGATCCTGCCGCTCTACACCTCGCTCGAGCGGATCGACGGCCGGCTGCACGAGGCCGCGGGCGATCTGTACGCCAAGCCCTGGACGACCTTCCGCAAGGTCACCTTCCCGCTGTCGATGCCCGGTGTGGTCTCCGGGACGCTGCTGACGTTCATCCCGGCGGCCGGTGACTACGTCAACGCCGAACTCCTCGGCTCCACCGACACCCGAATGATCGGCAACGTCATCCAGACACAGTTCCTGCGGATTCTGGACTATCCGACGGCCGCCGCTCTCTCCTTCATCCTCATGGCCGCGATCCTTCTCATGGTCACGATCTACATTCGCCGGTCCGGGACGGAGGACCTGGTCTGA
- a CDS encoding ABC transporter permease, which produces MPFVNWLKRHLVVIAGLLTLAYLLLPNVVVTVFSFNKPKGRFNYEWQQFSTDAWKDPCGVADMCGSLSLSLQIALWATIGATLLGTMIAFALVRYRFRARGAVNSLIFLPMAMPEVVMAASLLTLFLNMGAQLGFWTILIAHIMFCLSFVVTAVKARVMSMDPRLEQAAQDLYAGPAQTFLRVTLPIAAPGIAAGALLSFALSFDDFIITNFNAGSTVTFPMFVWGSAQRGTPVQINVIGTAMFLVAVLLVLSSMVVTNRRNKQKA; this is translated from the coding sequence ATGCCCTTCGTCAACTGGCTCAAGCGCCATCTCGTCGTCATCGCGGGACTTCTGACGCTCGCCTATCTGCTGCTGCCCAACGTCGTCGTCACGGTGTTCTCCTTCAACAAACCGAAGGGGCGCTTCAACTACGAATGGCAGCAGTTCTCCACGGACGCCTGGAAGGACCCGTGCGGCGTCGCCGACATGTGCGGCTCGCTGTCCCTCAGCCTCCAGATCGCCCTGTGGGCGACGATCGGCGCCACGCTGCTCGGCACGATGATCGCCTTCGCGCTCGTCCGCTACCGCTTCCGCGCACGCGGCGCCGTGAACTCGCTGATCTTCCTGCCCATGGCCATGCCCGAGGTCGTCATGGCCGCCTCGCTGCTCACCCTGTTCCTCAACATGGGCGCCCAGCTGGGCTTCTGGACGATCCTGATCGCGCACATCATGTTCTGCCTCAGCTTCGTCGTCACCGCGGTCAAGGCGCGCGTGATGTCGATGGACCCGCGCCTGGAGCAGGCGGCACAGGACCTGTACGCCGGTCCCGCGCAGACCTTCCTGAGGGTCACCCTGCCCATCGCGGCCCCCGGAATCGCCGCGGGCGCGCTGCTCTCCTTCGCGCTCTCCTTCGACGATTTCATCATCACCAATTTCAACGCGGGCTCGACCGTCACCTTCCCCATGTTCGTGTGGGGCTCGGCGCAGCGCGGCACGCCCGTCCAGATCAATGTCATCGGTACGGCCATGTTCCTGGTCGCCGTACTGCTCGTGCTGTCCTCGATGGTCGTCACGAACCGCCGCAACAAGCAAAAGGCATGA
- a CDS encoding NAD(P)/FAD-dependent oxidoreductase, producing the protein MAPSAMTRWTKSLSEAQPVPYWLEDPGKPHPEPALTGAETCDLLVVGGGYSGLWTALNAKERDPQRDVVLLEGREVGWAASGRNGGFCAASLTHGLPNGLARWPDEIHTLHELGERNLDEIEKAVARHSLDCEFERTGEIDVATETYQASELRDWHREMQEKGLADGIEFLDADAVREQVNSPTFEAGLWDRRGVAMLHPAKLAWGLKRACLQLGVRVYEHTPALDLKPYGAGMAVRTPYGSVRARRVALGTNIFPSLLKRVRAYTVPVYDYALMTEPLSEQQLAGIGWRGRQGLGDSANQFHYFRLSADNRILWGGYDAIYPYGGRVRAEYDDRPETYAKLAGHFFTCFPQLEGVRFTHAWGGAIDTCSRFSAFFGTAHQGKVAYAAGYTGLGVGATRFGADVMLDLLAGEDTERTRLQMVRKKPLPFPPEPFAWTGIALTKWSLARADAHGGRRNLWLRTMDRLGLGFDS; encoded by the coding sequence ATGGCCCCAAGCGCCATGACCCGTTGGACCAAGTCTCTTTCCGAAGCACAGCCGGTCCCGTACTGGCTCGAAGACCCCGGCAAGCCCCACCCCGAGCCCGCCCTGACCGGCGCCGAGACCTGCGACCTGCTGGTCGTCGGCGGCGGCTACAGCGGACTGTGGACCGCGCTCAACGCCAAGGAGCGCGACCCGCAGCGGGACGTGGTGCTGCTGGAAGGCCGTGAGGTGGGCTGGGCCGCCTCGGGCCGCAACGGCGGCTTCTGCGCCGCCTCCCTCACGCACGGACTGCCCAACGGTCTCGCCCGCTGGCCGGACGAGATCCACACGCTCCACGAGCTGGGCGAGCGCAACCTCGACGAGATCGAGAAGGCGGTCGCCCGGCACTCCCTCGACTGCGAATTCGAGCGCACGGGCGAGATCGACGTCGCCACCGAGACCTACCAGGCGTCGGAACTGCGTGACTGGCACCGCGAGATGCAGGAGAAGGGCCTGGCCGACGGCATCGAGTTCCTGGACGCGGACGCCGTGCGCGAGCAGGTGAACTCGCCGACCTTCGAGGCGGGCCTGTGGGACCGCCGGGGCGTGGCCATGCTCCACCCGGCCAAGCTCGCCTGGGGCCTGAAGCGCGCCTGCCTCCAGCTGGGCGTGCGTGTCTACGAGCACACGCCCGCCCTGGACCTGAAGCCGTACGGCGCGGGCATGGCCGTACGCACCCCGTACGGCTCGGTGCGCGCCCGCCGGGTCGCGCTGGGCACCAACATCTTCCCGAGCCTGCTCAAGCGGGTCCGGGCGTACACCGTGCCGGTCTACGACTACGCCCTGATGACCGAGCCGCTGAGCGAGCAGCAGCTCGCCGGGATCGGCTGGCGCGGCCGCCAGGGCCTCGGGGACAGCGCCAACCAGTTCCACTACTTCCGGCTGTCGGCCGACAACCGGATCCTGTGGGGCGGGTACGACGCGATCTACCCCTACGGCGGCCGCGTCCGCGCCGAGTACGACGACCGCCCCGAGACCTACGCCAAGCTCGCCGGGCACTTCTTCACCTGCTTCCCGCAGCTGGAGGGCGTCCGCTTCACGCACGCGTGGGGCGGCGCGATCGACACCTGCTCACGCTTCTCGGCGTTCTTCGGCACCGCCCACCAGGGCAAGGTGGCGTACGCGGCGGGCTACACGGGCCTCGGCGTGGGCGCCACCCGGTTCGGCGCCGATGTGATGCTGGACCTGCTGGCGGGCGAGGACACCGAGCGCACCCGCCTGCAGATGGTCCGCAAGAAGCCGCTGCCCTTCCCGCCCGAGCCCTTCGCCTGGACCGGCATCGCCCTCACCAAGTGGTCGCTGGCCCGCGCGGACGCACACGGCGGGCGGCGCAACCTGTGGCTGAGGACGATGGACCGGCTGGGCCTGGGCTTCGACAGCTGA
- a CDS encoding bifunctional DNA primase/polymerase yields the protein MTGAKRAVEWLASVAPDPDACRREWERNPRGLTLLPAGKAWDVLVVPAALGRPTLDVLTRILDRPGPVLAYPGDERMGFFVPPGTAERWLGTGIRTVGTGTWIVVPHPGRPSGGVRWLVGPDGLGTLTDPVLLELALHEAVARLVTDEAG from the coding sequence ATGACTGGAGCAAAGAGGGCGGTCGAGTGGCTGGCATCCGTCGCACCGGATCCCGATGCCTGCCGCCGGGAGTGGGAGCGCAACCCCCGGGGGTTGACACTGCTGCCGGCCGGCAAGGCGTGGGACGTGCTCGTCGTGCCGGCTGCCCTCGGCCGCCCGACGCTCGACGTACTCACCCGCATACTCGACCGGCCCGGCCCGGTGCTGGCCTACCCCGGCGACGAACGGATGGGCTTCTTCGTGCCCCCGGGCACAGCCGAACGCTGGCTCGGCACGGGCATCCGCACGGTCGGCACGGGCACCTGGATCGTCGTGCCGCACCCGGGCCGGCCGTCCGGCGGGGTCCGCTGGCTGGTCGGGCCGGACGGCTTGGGCACGCTCACTGATCCGGTGCTGTTGGAGCTGGCGTTGCATGAGGCGGTGGCTCGTCTGGTGACGGATGAGGCCGGGTAG
- a CDS encoding chitinase: MDRVRPRTRSLLAALTAALLAVPGITVLSSAARAADADLAKNGGFESGLDGWSCTANSGTNVNSPVHGGTSALQATPAGSDNAQCAQTVTVKPDSQYTLSGYVRGSYVYLGASGTGTTDVSTWTQSAPAWQQLSTTFRTGAATTKVTIYTHGWYGTGAYYADDISLTGPGVDPGQPPAAPTGLKVGTVTSSSVALSWTAVTGATGYTVYRDGVKDRTVSGTSATVSGLTPSTAYGFQVAAVNDAGESAKSATVTATTTAGPGGSTDLSTHALVGYLHTTFANGSGYTRLADVPDSWDVIDLAFGEPTSVTSGDIRFNRCPVTECPNVESDADFKAAVRAKQAVGKKVLISIGGQNGQVQLTSTAARDTFVSSVSRIIDDYGLDGLDIDFEGHSLSLDVNDTDFKNPTTPVVVNLISALKTLKARYGAKFVLSMAPETFFVQMGYQYYGTGKWGGQDPRCGAYLPVIYALRDDLTLLHVQDYNSGPIMGLDNQYHSMGGADFHIAMTDMLLTGFPVAGDANNVFPPLRPDQVAIGMPASTNAGNGYVSPSEVTKTLDCLTKRSNCGSYATHGSWPALRGLMTWSVNWDRFANWEFQKNFDAYFG, translated from the coding sequence GTGGATCGCGTCAGACCCCGTACCAGGTCCCTCCTCGCCGCGCTCACGGCAGCGCTCCTGGCCGTACCCGGTATCACCGTGCTCTCGTCGGCCGCACGTGCGGCCGACGCGGATCTCGCCAAGAACGGTGGCTTCGAGTCCGGTCTCGACGGCTGGAGCTGTACGGCGAACAGTGGAACGAACGTCAACTCTCCTGTGCACGGCGGCACTTCGGCCCTCCAGGCGACCCCGGCCGGCAGTGACAACGCCCAGTGCGCGCAGACCGTGACGGTGAAACCCGACTCCCAGTACACCCTGTCCGGCTACGTCCGCGGCTCCTACGTCTACCTCGGCGCAAGCGGCACCGGCACCACCGACGTCTCCACCTGGACCCAGTCGGCCCCCGCCTGGCAGCAGCTCAGCACGACCTTCCGTACCGGTGCCGCCACCACCAAGGTCACCATCTACACCCACGGGTGGTACGGCACCGGCGCCTACTACGCCGACGACATCTCCCTGACCGGCCCCGGCGTCGACCCGGGACAGCCGCCCGCGGCCCCGACCGGCCTCAAGGTGGGCACCGTCACCTCCTCCAGCGTCGCCCTGTCCTGGACGGCGGTCACCGGCGCCACCGGCTACACGGTCTATCGCGACGGGGTCAAGGACCGGACGGTGAGCGGCACTTCGGCGACCGTGAGCGGCCTGACGCCCTCGACGGCGTACGGCTTCCAGGTCGCCGCCGTCAACGACGCGGGGGAGTCCGCGAAGTCCGCGACGGTGACCGCCACGACGACCGCAGGACCCGGCGGCTCGACCGACCTGTCCACCCACGCCCTGGTCGGCTACCTCCACACCACCTTCGCCAACGGCTCCGGCTACACCCGTCTCGCCGACGTCCCCGACAGCTGGGACGTCATCGACCTGGCCTTCGGCGAGCCGACCTCGGTGACGTCAGGCGACATCCGCTTCAACCGCTGCCCGGTCACCGAGTGCCCGAACGTCGAGAGCGACGCCGACTTCAAGGCGGCGGTCAGGGCCAAGCAGGCGGTCGGCAAGAAGGTGCTGATCTCCATCGGAGGCCAGAACGGCCAGGTGCAGCTGACCAGCACGGCGGCCCGTGACACCTTCGTCTCCTCCGTCTCCAGGATCATCGACGACTACGGCCTCGACGGCCTGGACATCGACTTCGAGGGCCACTCGCTGTCGCTCGACGTCAACGACACGGACTTCAAGAACCCGACGACACCCGTCGTCGTCAACCTCATCTCGGCCCTGAAGACCCTCAAGGCCCGCTACGGCGCGAAGTTCGTCCTCTCGATGGCCCCCGAGACCTTCTTCGTGCAGATGGGCTACCAGTACTACGGCACCGGCAAGTGGGGCGGCCAGGACCCGCGCTGCGGGGCCTACCTCCCCGTCATATACGCCCTGCGCGACGATCTGACGCTCCTGCACGTCCAGGACTACAACTCGGGCCCGATCATGGGCCTCGACAACCAGTACCACTCGATGGGCGGCGCCGACTTCCACATCGCCATGACCGACATGCTCCTCACCGGCTTCCCGGTCGCGGGCGACGCGAACAACGTCTTCCCGCCACTGCGCCCCGACCAGGTGGCGATCGGCATGCCCGCGTCCACCAACGCGGGCAACGGCTATGTCTCCCCGTCGGAGGTCACCAAGACCCTCGACTGTCTGACGAAGAGGTCGAACTGCGGCTCGTACGCCACCCACGGCAGCTGGCCCGCCCTGCGCGGCCTGATGACCTGGTCGGTCAACTGGGACCGGTTCGCCAACTGGGAGTTCCAGAAGAACTTCGACGCGTACTTCGGCTGA
- a CDS encoding phosphatase PAP2 family protein: MRTPERLWPVTAVPLLLFVLITWQVMADGPLLRVDERVSRALVHPDRFSAALSDLGNVQVAVPVLAVAIGLVLWLGRRDGADRWWLPPVAAAVLMALVPAIVVPLKAWTDRPGTPVMPWAGGFYPSGHTATAAVAYGAATLILLPWLVTALARRLLVAGCAVVNLGVGFGLIRRGYHWPLDVVASWCLCFVLLFALWVFLSRSTRRSSSGTPSWRTGPS; encoded by the coding sequence ATGAGGACTCCTGAGAGGCTGTGGCCCGTGACCGCCGTACCCCTCCTCCTCTTCGTCCTGATCACCTGGCAGGTGATGGCCGACGGCCCGCTGCTTCGCGTGGACGAGCGGGTGAGCCGCGCCCTCGTCCATCCCGACCGGTTCTCGGCGGCCCTGTCCGACCTGGGCAATGTGCAGGTGGCGGTGCCGGTGCTCGCGGTCGCCATAGGCCTCGTCCTCTGGCTGGGCCGCCGCGACGGCGCCGACCGCTGGTGGCTGCCACCGGTCGCCGCCGCCGTCCTGATGGCCCTGGTCCCGGCGATCGTCGTGCCGTTGAAGGCCTGGACCGACCGTCCGGGAACCCCGGTCATGCCCTGGGCGGGCGGCTTCTACCCGTCCGGCCATACGGCCACCGCGGCCGTCGCGTACGGCGCGGCGACGCTGATCCTCCTCCCGTGGCTCGTCACGGCGCTCGCCCGGCGGCTGCTGGTGGCCGGGTGTGCCGTGGTCAACCTCGGTGTCGGTTTCGGGCTGATCCGGCGCGGCTACCACTGGCCGCTGGACGTCGTGGCCAGTTGGTGTCTGTGCTTCGTGCTGCTGTTCGCGCTGTGGGTGTTCCTCAGCCGAAGTACGCGTCGAAGTTCTTCTGGAACTCCCAGTTGGCGAACCGGTCCCAGTTGA
- a CDS encoding serine hydrolase domain-containing protein, whose amino-acid sequence MRRIPTCVLSASEPPSVSNGHAVDRFVQIGSLTKVLTGTALMRLAAAGALTLDDPVERWLPAAPGTGITLRQLAEHTSGLPRLPPQAAGRDPYTPFDDRALRDVLNRLDSIAVRPAGQEEEYSNLGYAVLGAALAAATGTSYEELVTEHVLRPLDVAEVSADPDPARRLLAPGLFGGTRRPWTMAGPILPAGGLWATPRAAADLLVRLLVERRLGDPAPTWQTAGPLRWHNGATRDASVFAGATNDGRWVVVHRLNGDPDDTDRVGIGVLKESRQR is encoded by the coding sequence ATGCGTCGCATTCCGACATGTGTTCTCAGTGCCTCCGAGCCGCCGAGCGTCAGCAACGGCCATGCCGTCGACCGCTTCGTACAGATCGGCTCCCTCACCAAGGTCCTCACCGGCACCGCGCTCATGCGCCTGGCGGCAGCCGGCGCCCTCACCCTCGACGACCCCGTGGAGCGCTGGCTGCCCGCCGCGCCCGGGACCGGGATCACCCTGCGGCAGCTGGCCGAGCACACCTCCGGCCTCCCCCGGCTGCCGCCGCAGGCCGCCGGCCGGGACCCGTACACGCCGTTCGACGACCGCGCGCTGCGCGACGTGCTGAACCGGCTCGACTCGATCGCGGTCCGGCCCGCGGGCCAGGAGGAGGAGTACTCCAACCTCGGCTACGCCGTTCTCGGTGCGGCCCTGGCCGCCGCGACCGGCACCTCGTACGAGGAGCTGGTCACCGAGCATGTGCTCCGGCCGCTGGACGTGGCCGAGGTGAGCGCCGACCCCGATCCCGCGCGACGCCTGCTGGCGCCCGGCCTGTTCGGGGGAACCCGCAGGCCCTGGACGATGGCGGGCCCGATCCTGCCGGCCGGCGGTCTGTGGGCCACTCCTCGCGCGGCGGCCGATCTGCTCGTACGTCTGCTCGTGGAGCGCCGGCTGGGGGATCCCGCCCCGACCTGGCAGACGGCCGGGCCGCTGCGCTGGCACAACGGGGCCACCCGCGACGCGTCGGTCTTCGCCGGGGCGACGAACGACGGCCGCTGGGTCGTGGTCCACCGGCTCAACGGCGATCCGGATGACACCGATCGGGTGGGAATCGGCGTTCTCAAGGAGTCCCGGCAGCGCTGA
- the gabT gene encoding 4-aminobutyrate--2-oxoglutarate transaminase, translating to MSALPQERRVVTAIPGPKSQELQARRSAVVAQGVGSVLPVFTARAGGGIIEDVDGNRLIDFGSGIAVTSVGASAEAVVRRASAQLADFTHTCFMVTPYEGYVAVAEALAELTPGDHAKKSALFNSGAEAVENAVKIARAYTKRQAVVVFDHGYHGRTNLTMALTAKNMPYKHGFGPFAPEVYRVPVAYAYRWPTGPENAGPEAAKTAIDQMSKQVGADNIAAIIIEPVLGEGGFIEPAKGFLPEIVKFANDNGIVFVADEIQSGFCRTGQWFACEDEGIVPDLITTAKGIAGGLPLAAVTGRAEIMDAAHAGGLGGTYGGNPVACAGALGSIETMKELDLNAKAKNIEAVMKARLGAMAEKFDIIGDVRGRGAMIAIELVKDRTTKEPNPEATAALAKACHQEGLLVLTCGTYGNVLRFLPPLVIGEDLLNEGLDIIEQAFARI from the coding sequence ATGAGCGCACTTCCGCAGGAGCGCCGCGTCGTCACCGCCATCCCCGGCCCGAAGTCGCAGGAGCTGCAGGCCCGCCGCAGCGCCGTGGTCGCGCAGGGCGTCGGCTCCGTGCTGCCCGTGTTCACCGCGCGCGCCGGCGGCGGCATCATCGAGGACGTCGACGGCAACCGCCTGATCGACTTCGGCTCCGGCATCGCCGTGACCTCGGTCGGCGCCTCCGCCGAGGCCGTCGTACGCCGTGCGAGCGCCCAGCTGGCCGACTTCACCCACACCTGTTTCATGGTCACCCCGTACGAGGGCTATGTGGCGGTCGCCGAGGCCCTCGCCGAGCTCACCCCGGGTGACCATGCCAAGAAGTCCGCGCTGTTCAACTCGGGCGCCGAGGCCGTCGAGAACGCCGTCAAGATCGCGCGTGCGTACACCAAGCGCCAGGCCGTCGTCGTGTTCGACCACGGCTACCACGGCCGGACCAACCTGACGATGGCGCTCACCGCCAAGAACATGCCGTACAAGCACGGCTTCGGTCCCTTCGCCCCCGAGGTCTACCGCGTCCCGGTCGCCTACGCCTACCGCTGGCCGACCGGCCCGGAGAACGCGGGCCCCGAGGCCGCCAAGACGGCCATCGACCAGATGTCCAAGCAGGTCGGCGCGGACAACATCGCCGCGATCATCATCGAGCCGGTGCTCGGCGAGGGCGGCTTCATCGAGCCGGCCAAGGGCTTCCTGCCGGAGATCGTGAAGTTCGCCAACGACAACGGCATCGTCTTCGTCGCCGACGAGATCCAGTCGGGCTTCTGCCGCACCGGCCAGTGGTTCGCCTGCGAGGACGAGGGCATCGTCCCCGACCTGATCACCACGGCCAAGGGCATCGCGGGCGGTCTGCCGCTCGCCGCCGTCACCGGCCGCGCCGAGATCATGGACGCCGCGCACGCGGGCGGCCTCGGCGGCACCTACGGCGGCAACCCGGTCGCCTGCGCCGGTGCGCTCGGTTCCATCGAGACCATGAAGGAGCTCGACCTCAACGCCAAGGCCAAGAACATCGAGGCGGTCATGAAGGCGCGCCTGGGCGCGATGGCCGAGAAGTTCGACATCATCGGCGACGTCCGCGGCCGTGGCGCGATGATCGCCATCGAGCTGGTCAAGGACCGTACGACGAAGGAGCCGAACCCGGAGGCCACCGCCGCCCTCGCCAAGGCCTGCCACCAGGAGGGCCTGCTGGTCCTGACCTGTGGCACCTACGGCAACGTGCTGCGTTTCCTGCCCCCGCTGGTCATCGGCGAGGACCTGCTGAACGAGGGCCTCGACATCATCGAGCAGGCGTTCGCGCGTATCTGA